One region of Ostrinia nubilalis chromosome 14, ilOstNubi1.1, whole genome shotgun sequence genomic DNA includes:
- the LOC135078088 gene encoding bromo adjacent homology domain-containing 1 protein-like: protein MMVSLVWYYRPEHTEHGRQAVDAPDEVFASRHRDANSVACIEDKCYVLTFNEYCRYRKRLKAAEEGLTIAPSIVPPLPAADYNPALAPNDVRLPPSVSPELVLFCRKVYDFRSKKIHVPNK from the exons ATGATGGTGTCCCTTGTGTGGTACTACCGGCCGGAACACACGGAGCACGGGCGGCAGGCGGTGGACGCGCCCGACGAGGTGTTCGCGTCCCGCCACCGCGACGCCAACTCCGTCGCCTGTATTGAGGACAAGTGCTACGTGCTCACCTTCAACGAGTACTGTCG ATACAGAAAACGGCTAAAAGCAGCCGAGGAGGGCCTGACGATCGCGCCGTCGATCGTGCCGCCGCTGCCGGCCGCCGACTACAACCCGGCGCTGGCCCCCAACGACGTCAGGCTGCCCCCCTCCGTGTCCCCCGAGCTCGTTCTCTTCTGCCGCAAGGTCTACGACTTCCGATCCAAGAAGATCCACGTCCCCAACAAATGA
- the LOC135078087 gene encoding synaptobrevin homolog YKT6: MVKLYAILVLYKGVNSGTLLKSAYDLQSFSFFQRSSVQEFMMFVSKTMVERTQQASRQSFKEGEYMLHVYVRADNLAGVLISDHEYPNRVAHTLITKILDEFSAAVPASNWPTANEATVDFPILPQHLTRYQNPKEADALTKIQNELDETKIILHDTIKAVLERGEKLDDMVAKSESLTMHSKLFYKTARKTNSCCNF, encoded by the coding sequence ATGGTGAAACTGTATGCGATCTTAGTTCTTTACAAAGGAGTTAACAGTGGGACACTGCTCAAATCTGCCTATGATTTGCAAAGTTTCAGTTTCTTTCAGAGAAGTTCTGTGCAAGAGTTTATGATGTTTGTCAGCAAAACTATGGTAGAAAGAACACAGCAAGCTTCCAGGCAATCATTCAAAGAAGGAGAATACATGTTACATGTGTATGTGAGGGCAGACAACCTTGCTGGTGTGCTTATATCAGACCACGAGTACCCAAACCGAGTGGCCCATACTTTGATTACAAAAATTCTCGATGAATTTAGTGCTGCAGTACCCGCTAGTAATTGGCCGACTGCCAATGAAGCTACAGTGGACTTCCCAATCTTGCCCCAACATTTAACTAGATATCAGAACCCCAAAGAAGCTGATGCATTAACTAAAATACAGAATGAGTTGGATGAGACAAAGATCATATTACACGACACAATAAAAGCTGTTTTGGAGAGGGGAGAGAAATTGGATGATATGGTTGCAAAATCCGAGAGCTTGACTATGCAcagcaaattgttttataaaaCGGCTCGCAAAACAAACAGCTGTTGTAATTTCTGA
- the LOC135077845 gene encoding transcription initiation factor TFIID subunit 8 encodes MSENTEKVENAADARRRILNIAVSTVLLETGFDSADKMALETLTEMLQCFLTEVGNSAKGYCELAGRVEPVPGDVVMALINMGISLQGIEQYAARPNRHVIQPPQQAPAPRTPAMLSAGSKAKPAPHIPFHLPALPDPHAYIRTPTHKQPVTEYEAIREKAASQKRDIERALTKFLAKTSETHNLFNTEDNTVFPLIACKPTFPAYLPCLLPTDQVFDFDELEYHFQVANRTEDMPTEKKDQSDNEGDNGGDNDPNASQSENQDAGPSSPDRSKAGG; translated from the exons ATGTCTGAAAATACTGAAAAAGTGGAAAATGCCGCAGATGCTCGACGACGGATCCTCAACATCGCGGTTTCCACAGTTCTCTTGGAGACTGGCTTTGATTCTGCTGACAAAATGGCATTAGAAACACTAACGGAAATGCTTCAGTGTT TTCTGACAGAAGTTGGTAACTCAGCAAAAGGATACTGTGAATTAGCTGGGAGAGTTGAGCCAGTTCCTGGTGATGTTGTAATGGCACTTATTAACATGG GTATAAGTCTTCAAGGCATAGAACAGTATGCTGCCCGTCCAAATAGACATGTGATTCAGCCACCACAGCAGGCACCTGCCCCAAGAACTCCCGCAATGCTCTCTGCAGGCTCCAAAGCAAAGCCAGCACCGCACATACCCTTCCACTTGCCAGCATTGCCTGATCCTCATGCCTATATTAGGACACCT ACTCATAAACAACCAGTCACAGAATATGAAGCGATTAGGGAAAAAGCAGCATCACAGAAGAGGGACATTGAAAGAGCTTTGACAAAGTTCTTAGCTAAAACCAGCGAGACACACAACTTATTTAATACTGAAGATAATACAGTCTTTCCAT TGATTGCCTGTAAGCCAACATTTCCAGCATACCTCCCATGCCTATTACCAACAGATCAAGTGTTTGACTTTGATGAGTTGGAATACCACTTCCAAGTAGCTAACCGGACTGAAGATATGCCTACAGAAAAGAAAG ATCAATCTGACAATGAAGGTGATAATGGTGGCGATAATGACCCAAATGCATCTCAGTCTGAAAACCAGGATGCAGGACCTTCAAGCCCTGACAGAAGTAAAGCTGGTGGATAG
- the LOC135077846 gene encoding proteasome subunit beta type-2 has product MSNINLQCLLGIQCNDFVMIAADQTNSHSIMVMKDDEEKIFKISDRLVMGVIGDSGDTTQFAEYIAKNIQLYKMRNGYELGPTAAANFTRRNLAEYLRSSTPYFVNLLMAGYDKENGPELYFMDYLASSVKVPFACHGFGGYLSLSIMDRYHKKDATEQEAYEILKKCITEVHKRLFVSLPNFQVTVVTRDGIKTLPVINSASLK; this is encoded by the exons ATGTCGAACATCAACTTACAATGTTTGCTGGGTATACAATGCAATGATTTTGTTATGATTGCTGCTGACCAAACCAACAGCCACAGTATTATGGTCATGAAAGATG ATGAGGAGAAGATATTTAAGATTTCTGATAGACTGGTGATGGGTGTAATTGGTGATTCTGGGGACACCACTCAGTTCGCTGAATATATTGCCAAGAATATTCAGCTGTACAAAATGCGCAACGGCTACGAATTGGGTCCGACGGCTGCAGCCAATTTTACTCGCAGGAATCTCGCTGAATATCTGCGGAGCAGC ACTCCATACTTTGTCAATTTGCTGATGGCTGGGTACGACAAGGAGAATGGCCCAGAACTGTACTTTATGGACTACTTAGCATCGAGTGTGAAGGTTCCATTTGCTTGCCATGGCTTCGGCGGGTACCTTAGCTTGAGTATTATGGACCGTTATCACAAGAAAG ATGCAACGGAGCAGGAAGCGTATGAAATACTGAAGAAATGCATTACAGAAGTCCACAAGAGACTGTTTGTTAGCCTGCCCAACTTCCAAGTAACAGTTGTCACCAGGGATGGCATCAAGACATTGCCTGTTATCAACTCTGCGTCactaaaatga